The Aphelocoma coerulescens isolate FSJ_1873_10779 chromosome 2, UR_Acoe_1.0, whole genome shotgun sequence genome contains a region encoding:
- the LOC138106415 gene encoding serum paraoxonase/arylesterase 2 codes for MGKLLVVALVGIAAALAAERLLAFRNRLNASREVAPVSLPNCRLIKGIEAGSEDIDILPNGLAFISSGLKYPGMKSFAPDKPGEIFLMDLNEDNPRAVELRISRGFDLASFNPHGINTYVDRDDTVYLFVVNHPHQKSTVELFKFEEDDNSLVHLKTIRHDLLTSVNDIVAVGPDSFYATNDHYFSDFLLMFLEMFLGLTWSNVVYYSPKEVKEVASGFYSANGINISPDRKYIYVADVLDHNIYVMEKHANWSLTQVKTLQLDTLVDNLSIDPHTGDIWTGCHPNGMKLFYYDPENLPGSEVLRIQNILSKEPVVTRVYADNGSVLQGSSVASIYEGKLLIGTIFHRALYCDL; via the exons ATGGGGAAGTTGCTGGTGGTGGCTCTCGTCGGGATAGCGGCAGCCCTGGCGGCGGAGCGGCTGCTGGCCTTTCG GAACAGACTCAATGCTTCAAGGGAAGTAGCCCCAGTAAGCCTCCCGAACTGCCGGCTCATTAAAGGAATTG AAGCTGGTTCAGAAGACATCGATATACTTCCCAATGGACTGGCTTTCATCAGCTCT GGCTTGAAATATCCAGGAATGAAGAGCTTTGCTCCAGATAAGCCAGGTGAAATATTTTTGATGGATTTGAATGAAGACAATCCCAGAGCAGTGGAACTGAGAATCAGCCGAGGGTTTGATCTGGCATCATTTAACCCTCACGGAATCAACACCTATGTAGACAGAG ATGACACCGTGTACCTCTTTGTTGTGAACCATCCCCATCAGAAGAGCACAGTAGAATTGTTTAAATTTGAAGAAGATGATAATTCTCTTGTACACCTGAAAACCATTCGACATGACCTTCTGACAAG tGTGAATGATATAGTAGCCGTGGGACCAGACAGCTTCTATGCTACCAATGACCACTACTTCTCCGACTTCCTCTTGATGTTCTTAGAAATGTTCTTGGGTCTAACCTGGTCAAATGTTGTTTACTACAGTCCAAAAGAAGTTAAAGAAGTAGCATCTGGGTTTTATTCAGCCAATGGAATTAACATTTCACCCGATAGAAA GTACATCTATGTTGCAGATGTATTGGATCACAATATCTATGTCATGGAAAAACATGCTAACTGGAGTTTAACCCAAGTGAAG ACTCTGCAACTGGACACTCTGGTTGATAACTTGTCTATTGACCCTCACACTGGAGACATCTGGACAGGATGTCATCCCAATGGGATGAAGCTGTTCTACTATGATCCTGAAAATCTTCCTGGATCTGAG GTCCTGCGCATCCAGAACATCCTCTCGAAGGAGCCTGTGGTGACACGTGTCTATGCTGACAAtggctctgtgctgcagggaagctcAGTGGCATCCATCTACGAGGGAAAACTGCTCATTGGCACAATCTTCCACAGAGCTCTCTACTGTGATCTATAG